A window from Cryptomeria japonica chromosome 1, Sugi_1.0, whole genome shotgun sequence encodes these proteins:
- the LOC131046432 gene encoding uncharacterized protein LOC131046432 — translation MNFSETRTPLLAASDTKRQTQTRTKRQHKGNHRGYSNCTSHSGNLKHFILISLSMDQTLDKDSSAQKIPSSTPPEATSCRKKKSQDASFVADMTDHIDEFIHASMDEHITCFQKTMKKMFGMSKAVKEKGASSEPVESGSPVQSSTS, via the exons ATGAATTTTTCTGAAACCAGAACTCCATTGTTGGCTGCTTCAG ATACCAAAAGACAGACACAGACAAGGACAAAGCGGCAACACAAAGGCAATCATCGAGGCTACTCCAACTGtaccagtcattcag GAAATCTCAAACATTTCATTCTAATCAGTCTCTCAATGGATCAAACATTGGATAAAGATTCTTCTGCACAGAAGATACCATCATCCACGCCCCCAGAAGCGACATCATGCAGGAAGAAAAAATCCCAGGATGCCTCATTTGTTGCAGATATGACGGATCACATTGATGAATTTATCCATGCTTCCATGGATGAGCATATAACATGTTTCCAAAAAACTATGAAAAAG ATGTTTGGAATGTCCAAGGCTGTTAAAGAGAAAGGTGCTAGCTCCGAGCCAGTGGAGAGTGGCTCACCAGTTCAATCAAGTACTTCATGA